aaaacaaataaaaagagtagaaaCTCCTCGCAGCCGgatctcacttcctgtctcggACTCTTCGCACGGTTTGATTGGACGTCAGGAGGAGCGTCTGGTCTGCAGCTGCAGCGCGgcgcctgggggggggggggggggggggggctgttatAGGTGCTTCTCTTTGGTGACCCCATTCTGCACGTGcttcctgcaggacacacacaacacacacacacacacacacacacacacacacacacacacacacacacacacacacacacacacacacacacacacacacacatctcttttTAGCCTGAATCCCACCTGAGATCCTCTGCTGGGACGTCTTTAATTTCCGTTTTAAAAATTCAgtttaaatgtcatttcatAAACCTTTGCATTGCGCTTGTTTTTGAAATGCTGTGTGGAAATAAACTTTCCTGAATCCAAAATACTGGCAAGTTCTGCCaataatatttacaaaatatgtctttttaatgTTCAGATTTCCACTCATGTTCAACAAGGCAGAAGTAAATTATTGCCCCTTATTATTATACATCTTTTTAAAGCAGATTTAGAAACGTATGAGACTGAAAACGTCATTTTTAAGGACAGGAATCTTACAATGGAGACCCTTTATTTGGTCTTAATTATCTACTTCTTCTATTCTTTCCcactgccttttcttttatcATAGCTTatgctttattttctgtataaaaataacttttataacATGTTCTAGACGGTGTCTTCCAATTTTTGGctagataaaaataaattgtcctAAATCCCCTCTGTGTGAGGTGTTAGCGCTCTCAGCATGTCTTAATAAAGTATCTGTTAGCATCTATTAGCAGGTGTTATTATCTGTTAGCAGCTGTTAGCATGTGTTAGCACCTCTTagcatgtgtttttatctgttaGCAGGTGTTAGCAGCTCTTAGCATGTGTTATTATCTGTTAGCAGCTCTTagcatgtgtttttatctgttaGCAGGTGTTAGCAGCTCTTAGCATGTGTTATTATCTGTTAGCAGCTCTTagcatgtgtttttatctgttaGCAGTCGTTAGCGGGTGTTAGCAGCAGAGAGGGTATCAGCAGGTGAAGGCCAGCAGATAAGGAGCTCCACACCTCACATGTTCAGCTCTTTGATCCTTCACCTGAGGAGGGTTACACTATCAGAGGAGCTCAGATACCACTGAgcggggagaggaggaggagcaggccCGCTCCGTCCTCTGAACCTCAACACTGAGCTTTCATCTGAACCAACACTGCAATAAATTACAACACTGCTCCACCTGTGGGATTCTGACATTAAGGGGAAGGGTTTTCCCTGTGTGGCAGAGGGCCAGGGATAATgatcctgggggggggggctgaggtCCGGTGAGGCGTCTCCTCAGATAAACAGCCAGCAGATTCAGTTAGCATGTCTCTGTTTAAAGCTCACTGTTGATTAACGCTCTGATTTCCACACATCAGAGAGCCATAACCGAACACTGTGGGAGCAAACTGTTAGCAACCCCCCCTGAACTACAGCCCCCCGCCCTCAGACCAGAGTACGGATGGAGTGATTTACCCCCCGGTGCAGCGTTGTGATGTCCAGCATCATCCTGCTTGttgttcttttctctgagcGCCGCGCGgccgccctcctcctcctcgtacTCTCTGACGTCGTTCACCTCCTTCACCTTCAGCACCTTCACCACGAACACCACGatgaactgcacacacacagaggtcacaGGGAGGTCACAGGCAGGTCACAGGGAGGTCACACAGAGCTCATTGTTGTTGGTGGATAACAGGTggattgtttgttgtttgcttcCTACAGAACGACCTGGGCTACAGAACACGACCCTACAGTTTCATGCTTTTGACTCGGGTGTGTGTCCTCACCAGGAACCAGTAGATGTTCATGAGCAGCAGCGCGAGCAGGAGTGCGttgaagaagaagtagaagggGATGTTGGGGACCGACTGCAGGCTGGACACACAGGTGGCGTACAGGACCTTGAGAGGGAACCAGTACAGACGGAACCAGAACCtggaacacaaacaggaaacagaaattAACTTCTGTCCGTCTgaaacagtgagacagagaccaggcatgtgtgtttgtattttgtatgaAATGTAGTCAACACATCCTATTTTGTTGTTGACTAAAGGTCTGGGAATTTCAGtcttatcttaaataaaacCCTAACTATGTACAGCTTAAGTCAATTACAGCTGTCGACTTCTTGGTATTTTCTTATGGATTTAGTCCAAACTATCACGTTAGTTCCGTCTCGTCTTGATGGTCACAATCGCTGCACGTTGTTTTAGTCACGGTTAGTGTTAGACGCCTCGTCATCGTCTCGAGGGTTGTTGACAGTTATAACGTGCGAAATATctgcattaaaatgtcaaataatatGCGTAAAAAGCGAACCTTCAGAACATTACACAACATATTTGTAACTaagcaaaaacaagacaaataagtcattttaatcCAGGATAAGGCATGCTTCCCTGTTGCCATTCTTTGCTCATAAATGTACTGTTTAATCTGATTTTAAGCcacatatttagatttttttcagatatttgtgGTTTTTAACTAATGCATATTTGTCCAGGATGAAGTTTTTTAGTCCTCAAACATCTGGATGTTAAATTATGAGAGAACTAGCTGAGTAAAGGtgagctgcagctggacagCACTGGGAGAACACTGACTCGTAACGTGAGGCTGCTTTAgggttttaatcatttttactCCTGGGTTTGTTTGTTTCGGAGACATTGAGACCTCTGTAGATAATTCTGCTCCCAGTAAAAACTTCTTGAATGTTTGGATTTTAAGTTATAAGAGAAACAAGGTGAGCAAAACCACGCAGCAACTCGGCTAGCAGCACTTAACCAACTTCAATTGTCCCCCAAACAAAACTTTACTCCTCTAGTTAACAACTCTGTATGTTTtggggaagaggagaggttgGTAGATAATTCTGCTCCCAATAAAAACTACTCCCATGCTCCGACGCTACTTAACGACCCCACCATCTAGTAGTTGTTTTGATAGAGAAGCCCCCCGAGCAGCAGATGATCTGGGGCGTTGACCCTCACCAGGTGATGCTGAAGCTGACGGAGCCCATGTTGGACAGCACGTCGTTGAGCAGGAAGTACCCTCCTCCTCTGCACTTCAGGTACACGTTGAGCTTGGTGAACTCCAGCTGGATGTCGTTGATGTCGTGCAGGAACAACACCAGGATCCCCACGTTGTGATATCTGAGGGGGGTGGGACACACGGTTCAGGTATGATTTGATCTTTCTGACTTTTCtcctgcatcacagcagctgcTTTTGCATCATCCACCAAGGAAACAATAAGAGGTGTCTGAGCAGATGTTTTTTGAGCTGTACCTGAAGGCGTAGGAGAAGCAGATGAGGGCCAGCGTGATGATGTGATGAACCACCATGACGGCCGAGTCCTTCCTCCAGGCGTCCATGTAGACGGTGGCGTAGATGGAGTGGCCGTAGAAGCTGCCCTGGATCAGGTAGGCGATGGCGATGTCTGCAGGCACTGACATCCCGCTCTGCCAGtctgaggaacacacacacacacacacacacaatcatttcaCTACAGACAAACACTGACAGCAGACTGCAGGAAAGAGCTGGAGGAAAAGAGGGGACGTTATTTAGGAGCTAAACCAGTGACCACAACGACTTAAAAGCCATATTTTTTATAACTAATGTATATAAAGCTGCATTGTgttcattctgtgtgtgtgtgagtccatgCACAACGGTGGGTTTGACATGTTAATGATTAAAAGGATAAAAAATCAAgtgaaaagcaaaaataaactcTGCAAAGGAATTACATTTGTCGTGAAGTGTTGagttaattaataaaaactgtatttatgtcGCAGTTTCAAACACCTCACCCAGACAGATGTAAGAACAAGTGTTTATTtaatacttaaatataaaaggttgaacaaaaatcaacaaataaacaacattaacataaatgaatacacaaaatacacagTTTATGGTATTTTATCATTAAACCTGTTATTATATGTGAAGCCTCCTGTCTATAGATGGCACTACAGCAACATGGTTCATTTTAATAACCACTGACCTTACATCGACTTAATTAAAGCTTTCCAAAAGTCTGCATGATGGCCATTTGTGCATTTTGATACAGATCTGAATCCAGAAACATGTGGTGTTAGTAAAGTACAGCAGGGAGCTGAGCAGCCGGTTTCTAGTGGAGTCTCAGCTGAACAGAACCGCTTCACACCAACGGACCCGGAGATCATCAGAGCCACGCAGGTGGAGGCTCACTTTCTGTTAGGACCACATGTCTGATTCATCTCTCAGACATGTGGATTAAAACCAGGAGAAGGGGATCAAAAATGGAGTCCAATGAATGTCTTACTTCTCACACACACGTCAGACACACCGGACTCTAATTATTCTGTGTCGTTATTCTggggtttattgttttgtagaTTAGATTTGTGCCGACACACAATGGATTTTCCTCCTGCTTCAACAGCTACTGTCAGTCTGACTCTGTGTCCAGTCCTGTTATTAAATCAGCCCTGTGTAGAATTAACACCTGTGTGATTTGGGGTCGTTTTGGCAAGTTTGAGGTTGTTATTTTGTTGCCTCGTCGAGAATAATAGAGGCTGTGTAGCTTATTAAAACAGGAGTCGAACATCCTGACCGTCAAATCGAAGGGAAAATATCAGtacatttaagaaaatacaGACTTATCTTTTCTCGTTCGTGGCGTACTGGAGTTGTAATCCATTCAGCACTATACACTTGCCACCTTTCCCAtttaaacacaccttttctaCATCTTTAGAGGTAAGACTGAATGTCTTTAGCTTCTGTCCTGtggtgttttatatttaacataaagACTGTCAAAGTCcaacacacaggaaaaaggACAGGATTTACCTCGTGTAGATGATGAACACAGACCaccatttgatatttatttcttcttgcactatttctatttctttttgtatgtCTTCAGTTTATGTAAGCATCAGTTttactactttaaagcagatgtgcgTCTCTGTGGTCGACGTTAAGCTGTGGAAATCTTTACCGAGCGATTCAAACATCTTTAggtttgagaaaatgtaaaaatgaacaataatcAGATATGTTTCGCTGACAGACCATCGATATTTTAGTCAGAGGTCAAATAAGACTTTCTTTCCCTGCTATTTTCCATCACGTGCTAAAAAATGAGTGGAATAAAAACTAATATATATACGTGTTGTACTGCTGGAGAAAATGAGACTTGGCAAGATTTAATATCTGAAACCCGCTGCAGCTGCTGCGCATGAGACATCTCCGGCAGGACCACACTGTGCGGACTGATCTatataggggggggggggggctccagATGTAAGGGTCCATGTTAGGTGGTTAGTGTGTGAGGAGTCTGCAGGATCAGGTTGTCCCTCGGGGGAATAAGTGAGAGTCTCTGAAGAACCACATGAAGCAGAACGCTCATGTACTTTAGGGATCGCGTTTCAGACGCTGGTCGGACACTTTCTCCTCCGATGTTTGAGGAAGGGTTCTCTCGGCGGGGATGGggttactctgtgtgtgtgtgtgtgtgtgtgtgtgtgtgtgtgtaatgtttatTGATCGGACCGTCATTAAACAttgaggaggaggctgagggaTGGAGGGGAACAGAGGAGCTGCCAGAGGAGAGGGAGCTGCAGACTGATGGAGACTGAGCGTTCAGGCAGACCCTCTGATGTTTGATTTCTGCAAACACATTTCTCCTTTTTACGCTTTATTGAGAGATAGATTTGTCTCATTTTTATTGTGTAATCTATGTTTTATCTGTGGGTTTAAAAGCCcttccaaaaatacaaaatattggtAAAATTAGAGGGTGCTGATGACGTCATTTCAGCATTTCCAAATAAGAGCATGCCGTCCGGATAACGTTTGTTCTTTAAATCCCGGCAGAACAAACGAGCACTCCTCATTGTATTATGGAAAGAGACACAAtgagtatgagtgtgtgttgatcAGAGGTTTCAGAATCAAGTACATGTAATCACACTAGTGCCATTTATATtatccagcacacacacacacacacacacacacacacacacacacacacacacacacacacacacacacacacacacacacacacacacacacacacacacacacacacacacctccgtACACATATATCTGTCTCCATAGCTCTACATCTCTCTAACAGTACTGTttcctcatacacacacaaacaaacacacacacacacacacacacctccgtACACATATATCTGTCTCCATAGCTCTACATCTCTCTAACAGTACTGTttcctcatacacacacaaacaaacacacacacacacacacacattcggaGGCTGACAGCTATTAGAGGTGACGCAGCTATTAAAGCTGAAGCCCGCTCCACTCAGAGAGATGGAGATCGACCGGAGCTCTGACACCTCGGAGTCTGAGAGAGgcgcagagctgcaggagacGCTGCGTTTATACATActtatatatatgtgtgtttccTCCATTAGCAGTGATCCATTAGGTGCAATCATGCAGAGAGTAAACAGTAAGTGTTGGAGGGGAACTTGTACACAATGTTTTAGATAATGTCATTTTAGTCTCTTACTGATTGTTTGCATTATGGAATGTAATGTAACTAAATTAAGAGCAAAACGGATTCTTGTCCCGGATTATGTTGGTTGTTGATGTTGGTTCGACACGATATTAGATTTATATCAACTATAGCAATTTGATCAAACATCTATCgagcatttgaaaaaaaggatctatattttctatatttaaatcACTGCAAATTCAACTTTAGCTATTGTGGATTGTGTCTCCATTAAAGCAACTGAATGAAACACATTGGTATTAAGAGCATTGGGGAAggataaaacacaataaaataaagaaacagaaatgaataaaagaggTAGGGATATTTGAAACATATTATAGGATGTGGATTATTAACTGATGTAAATTATGATTGTTCACACACTTCTCCTATTTTCACTCATCCCAACGTTTGTTTGTAGAGGAAATAAAGACACGTGTCCTTATTTTACTTCATGTTTCATAAAATGTTGGCTActtatttcacagttttatggtcacacatttaatataaatgttattatttaagtCGATTTTTTGCTATTTTGATGTGAACTGTGTTCTATGTGATATACATTATCTGAGAGTATTCTAAGAGAGGTCTCCTGTGAAGCGCTTCGTCTTCATCTTATACGGATAAAGATTTGATGAtagttattataattattataattgtaaACTGAAGAAGAATCTTTAAAATAAGAAAGGAGTTCTGCTGCGTTTTTGTTGCGCTTTGTCTCATTTTAAACACACGTTTAAAGCTGTGACTCTTATCCTGGTAAAAACACGCCTCTAAAACACAGGTGAAGTAGTTCTGAAGAACACAggtttgtttactttctgtctgttgtCGGGTCTCTGTATCATCGATGGCTGAATGCTTTgaataatcagaatcaggatGAACCCCTCGCTGCAGGTCGAGTGTTCCCTGCTATAAATATCTCTCTGTTTGAAACTCAGAGTGGCTTCACCTCAGAGGGTCTGCAGGGTTAGAGCTGCTGCCGCTTTGTTAGATTAAACCACTTCAGCTGCTTCAGACGCTCGGCAGAAACTCTCTGCACTGAAGAAATACTAAACCTGCTCTATGAAGTCAGATCAACAGTGGAGACTGCAAACATCCTCTAATCCAACATATTAAACACTGACAGATTATTGAAAGCATTAACGGAGGTCTGGGGAATATGGACTAGACAATAATACTGAGATTTTGAACTCAATCTTTGAACGTAGGACTGAGTTTATATCAATATTAGTGAATGAGAGTAGAATATCTATTGATtatcataataaaaaaactgaatcagactccagtttattgccaggtacgtttacatacaaggaatttgatttggtgtctggtggtgaACAGACACtaagaaaatatcaaaatataaagataaaaaacaagcatttttaaGAAACTGTTGAGCATAAAAAGACAAGTTTTTAcaccaaatgtaaatgtaaatatacaaagCACCTTAAAAGCTTGTATGCTGTTGTCTTTCCCTGGGTTTAATGTCATTTTCTAATTCATTATTTGACTTTGAACACTAAACTATTATATCCACATTACTGGTGACTATTTATCAAACATCTCTTTGTCTTCATTTTGTATAAAAGcacttattttaaacacaagaaTTAGTCCTAATATCAATAAAGTCATGTATTTAACATATCCTAAAGATTCCCTCATCTGTTTTATTCCCCATGTCCAATTATTTATATGCTACTACCGTATACAGCATTTATTCTACTAAGGAcaatttatctatttatttgtcTAGTCCAAACTGAACCTTTTACTATACATTAATGCAGCAGTTTACAGCAAGAGCGCAAAGatattgaacacatttcaatatcaacaaaaccagaaaacacagagcaggaaacGTCCttgcccttcaaaataaaagcacttccTGTCAAACATTCAACAGAATGACTCCCCTTatgttcagaggtaaatcaggTAACACTATGCTGCAACAGTTCTCCTGTAACTTCAGCAAATAAACAGATGATTtcactttaaatcaaacaacttACAACAACATATGAATATGATTCATATATTCGAGAGACTTTTATCACCAACAAagatttttattcaaataaagtcAGAGGGGGGCGGGAGCACGACCTCAGAACAGCTGTTTCCTGTGGTGCTTAACTTACTGTAGAAGACAGAGGGGGGGTCATGGAAGAAGGAGTAGGAGGTGAAGAAGAGCAGGTAGGTGCTGTAGGACCACGACATGGTGTAGAAGACCAGCTTCCACGCGCTCTCCGGCATCTTGGCAGCATCTTTGGGCAGCAGCCGGCACCACCGTGCCAGAGGCTGGgggaacaggaagaagaagtagaagtcagacaggaagtcactCAAGCTGCAAACATGCGGCAGTGTGAGCGGCAGCTTGAGGAGCTTCACACACAATAACTGATTCATTTAGACGTGTTCCTTTACTCAAATGTGAAACTCAATCCACGGCTCTGTGTTCACCTCGAGGGTTCTTTACGGTCTGTTAATGCACCGCTGCGGCTGCGGGGGGAATCATTGGGTTTCTTTTTATCGGACTGTTTATATTGCTCCATTGTGAAGTTCCAGACTCAAATACCACTCAAACATTGAGAGGGGCATTGTTATAAGGGAGACTGTAGTTATTGCAATAACTCTAggaacattgtttttaaataatctgcaaaaaaaacGAAGGATTTAAAAGACGTGGCCGCCCCTGACGACTGGTGACATCCTCCTGGATCCATCCTCCTGGATCCGTcttattattttgaatgttttttcacGATAAAAACCACATCTTTCACATCTCCTGGGTGAGGgatcctcctctgttgctctcctcCAGGTTTAACACGGCTATTGTTATCTTGGTTTGAGACTAGAGGAAAGTAAGTCGTTAAATCCACATACAGTCAGCTGTTGTGATGCTGGTGTTCATCAGTGTTTCCTCAGAGAGGTTAGACCTCCTTAAGGAAAATGACAGATTCACTCATTCCTTGGATGCTCACATTTTCCCCGGAGTTAGGAAGTTGTTCTTTGACTTCTGTGTGTTTGGACGCTACAGAGAAGATGTGTTCGAGGCCTTTTTAATTGTGTATAGAGGAGGGGtggggccacatacagaaaacaatatgaagggctgggcccctcactagaggtgaggtatatgtctcataagttaagttataagttagagaaatcaatcaaatgtaggtacattcagtttaatttagttggcagctcatcccttaagACAGAAGCCTCTCATTGCTTAGAAGAGGAAATAGGAAGAGTATATGTCCTGCTTTTATTTCAATAAGTTATTGgacttattaacacatgaatactactgctCACATATCTATTTAAGAGGGGACAGTATAAGACAAGCACaggtttaatttgtgggccatatttcattatacttcCTTAATTgactgagggccgattcaaaatggaccgcgggccgtagtttggacacccctggtatAGAATATTTGCATGAAAACAAAGATTGACCAGGCCTTCAAGTACATTCCCTAAGTGCAGGAATTTATTTTCCTGATTATTCGGACAGTAAAAGCAGCCTACATATCTGTCAATGTATACAGGAGGGAAGCTGAGCTTGTGCTGTACACCCTTACACCAAGTTTCAAGAAGATGGGGGAGTAGATTTCTGGTGATGCTGCTGACATAACAGACAAAACGGGCCAGAAAGATTACCTGAGAGGCAAAAATTCATCAACAAAACCCTCGACTTAACAACAACATGCAGGTGCATGCTTCATTTCCAGCAAAAGGAAGAGCAAACTGTTTTTGAAATGCTAAATTCCAACAAATATGGGtctcttaaataaataagtgttgtTTAAAACAATCCCACACAGCCTTGGATATATCTGCAGCCGTGCACAATGACAGCTTCAAACAGAAGGAAGATACGCAGCATTTACTCATGAATGACGCTTCTCACTCTTCAGTGCACGTGgtttgatatacagtacatgtatcTGTGGTGAACTAGCAGTGCATCCCACGTAGCACCATAATCACCACGTTTGCATCCAGGGTGCAACATGTGTAGTCCATCGGCCACATAGCTAGAGGTGTTCAAAGTTCAGCAGCCACAACACAGATAACCCCCCCCGTCTTTATGGCTGGGGAGTGATGCACGGATGTTAGACACTCACCTGTTCAAACAGCGTTTGCATAGTGACGATGCAGAGGGTTATACTTTGGGGATTAAAGGCTCTGCTACTAACTAGGGCTGCAGGATTCTGGAAAAAACGACTGATTGCGATTCGATTTGAGTCACAAAATGAAAGGGATTGATCACTTTTGAAGTCATAATTCTCGTTATCATTGAAGCATATATTGTATTCTTATGGTGTGAGATGATCTACCAAACACATACGTGTCTTTAAGTCTGCAGAGGATGATTTTGAAGCTTGgatatctctgcagctgcacaaTACTTAATACTATAAAGTTAGCCTTGAATAAATGAAGAAAGGGGTTCATTTTGCTGCCTTAAAGTCAACATCCTCTCTACCTTACAGGTATTTAATGATGAACCCTTGCTTGTTTGTTAATGCATATGGCGGTGCATGTTAGAGTGTAATATGATCCTATTTCAGCAACATGTCAGATAACTTTAGGCCTGTAAGCAGCACTGTTAACAGGATGTCGTTATTACACTTCATACAACTCAGATAACCCTGATGCAAGTCTTCCACTCAGTACGTCGCTCTCTTcctcacatatatatatatatatcggtTCTTTAGCACCATGTGACCGTCTGCCCACATGTGTTTCACACGTCTGCGTAGGTTTCGCTCTGCAGGCAGAAAAACGGGAAGTGGACGAGAAGGCTACTGACTTCCTGATCTGCTGCCTGATAACGGGACACACACCACCCACCCACATCTTCCTCCAAACCCTCCGTACTGTGACTCCTTAATAGGCAAGAGACCGAACGGGTGTCTCAATAAACTCACCGGAATAATACCTGCGTCACAGATTATAAATAATAgtaattcatattattattataaggcCCTCTTGAAAATTAAAGCTAACATAAAAATATactaataatacattaaaatataataaataataataatacattaaaatataataataataataataataataataataataataataataaattaaaaatataataataaataataataatacattaaaatataataataaataataatacattaaaatataataataataaattaaaaatataataataaattaaaatataataataaataataataatgaattaaaatataataataaattaaaatataataataatgaattaaaatataataataaataataataatacatttaaatataatacaaataataacaataacgaTGTATTTTACTTCAACAGTGCTTTTGATAGTATTTAAAGACACTTCCCACGTACAGGGGAACTActattattaaaaagaacacaaaacatGAATTACTTCATAACATTATTACATTaattagggcggtggtggcgaagtccataggggcttggcctgggaactggaaggtcaccagttcaagccCCCGAaaccaagtgccaccgtggtgtccctgagcaagacactggttacctacactgctccccg
This DNA window, taken from Eleginops maclovinus isolate JMC-PN-2008 ecotype Puerto Natales chromosome 9, JC_Emac_rtc_rv5, whole genome shotgun sequence, encodes the following:
- the cers1 gene encoding ceramide synthase 1, which gives rise to MSGDTGDSGPGEVEPMPGYLYLVSRASTVMLGAWRDCSSCGLELSKRTLLDNAYITFTEIALFFFCAFLWTQVRRGLTESLFQPLARWCRLLPKDAAKMPESAWKLVFYTMSWSYSTYLLFFTSYSFFHDPPSVFYNWQSGMSVPADIAIAYLIQGSFYGHSIYATVYMDAWRKDSAVMVVHHIITLALICFSYAFRYHNVGILVLFLHDINDIQLEFTKLNVYLKCRGGGYFLLNDVLSNMGSVSFSITWFWFRLYWFPLKVLYATCVSSLQSVPNIPFYFFFNALLLALLLMNIYWFLFIVVFVVKVLKVKEVNDVREYEEEEGGRAALREKNNKQDDAGHHNAAPGGKHVQNGVTKEKHL